The following coding sequences are from one Ornithodoros turicata isolate Travis chromosome 1, ASM3712646v1, whole genome shotgun sequence window:
- the LOC135367218 gene encoding circumsporozoite protein-like: MNEAGITINPRKVQLASSRISFLSFVVDGGTIRPNDDKLKAITECLVPGNVKALQRFLDATSSISEVPPYYFGPHVGRQLWERNSRGNSCNGHTGNARGNSFNGHTGNARVNSYNGHPGHACGSSYNGHTGNTRGNSYNGHTGNSRRNSCNGHTGVTRGNPFNGHTYAILERSSNSHTGNARVNSYNGHAGHTCGSSYNGHTGNTRGNSCNGHTGNCRRNSCNGHTGVTRGNPFNGHTYAVLERTSNSHTGNARVNSYNGHLGNTRGNSYNGHTGNARGKSFNGHTGNARVNSYNGHAGHTCGSSYNGHTGNTRGNSYNGHTGNSRGNSCNGHTGNARGKSFNGHTGNARVNSYNGHAGHTCGSSYNGHTGNTRGNSYNGHTGNSRRNSCNGHTGVTRGNPFNGHTYAILEITSNCHMGNACVNSYNGHLGNTRGNSYNGHTGNTRGNSCNGHTGNCRRNSCNGHTGVTRGNPFNGHTYAVLERTSNSHTGNARVNSYNGHLGNTRGNSYNGHTGNSRGNSNNGHTSNSRGNSCNGHTGNA; the protein is encoded by the exons atgaatgaagcgggcataacgatcaacccccgcaaggtgcagctggcatcgtctaGGATCAGCTTTCTCAgctttgtggtggacggagggaccatccgtcctaacgacgacaagctaaaggcgatcacggaGTGTctggttcccggtaacgtcaaagccttgcagcgcttcctag ATGCAACGTCGTCCATATCAGAAGTCCCGCCCTACTACttcgggccccacgttgggcgccagttgtgggaAC gcaactcTCGCGGAAACTCTtgcaacggccacacaggcaatgCTCGCGGTAACTCTTTCAACGGCCACACTGGCAATGCTCGTGTTAACTCCTACAACGGCCACCCAGGTCATGCTTGCGGTagctcttacaacggccacacaggcaacactcgcggtaactcttacaacggccacacaggcaactcTCGCAGAAACTCTtgcaacggccacacaggcgtTACCCGCGGTAACCCTTTCAACGGCCACACATATGCAATACTCGAAAGATCTTCAAACAGCCACACGGGCAATGCTCGTGTTAACTCTTACAATGGCCACGCAGGTCATACTTGCGGTagctcttacaacggccacacaggcaacactcgcggtaactcttgcaacggccacacaggcaactgTCGCCGAAACTCTtgcaacggccacacaggcgtTACCCGCGGTAACCCTTTCAACGGCCACACATATGCAGTACTCGAAAGAACTTCAAATAGCCACACGGGCAATGCTCGTgttaactcttacaacggccacctaggcaacactcgcggtaactcttacaacggccacacaggcaatgCTCGCGGTAAATCTTTCAACGGCCACACTGGCAATGCTCGTGTTAACTCCTACAATGGCCACGCAGGTCATACTTGCGGTagctcttacaacggccacacaggcaacactcgcggtaactcttacaacggccacacaggcaactcTCGCGGAAACTCTtgcaacggccacacaggcaatgCTCGCGGTAAATCTTTCAACGGCCACACTGGCAATGCTCGTGTTAACTCCTACAATGGCCACGCAGGTCATACTTGCGGTagctcttacaacggccacacaggcaacactcgcggtaactcttacaacggccacacaggcaactcTCGCCGAAACTCTtgcaacggccacacaggcgtTACCCGCGGTAACCCTTTCAACGGCCACACATATGCAATACTCGAAATAACTTCAAACTGCCACATGGGCAATGCTTGTgttaactcttacaacggccacctaggcaacactcgcggtaactcttacaacggccacacaggcaacactcgcggtaactcttgcaacggccacacaggcaactgTCGCCGAAACTCTtgcaacggccacacaggcgtTACCCGCGGTAACCCTTTCAACGGCCACACATATGCAGTACTCGAAAGAACTTCAAATAGCCACACGGGCAATGCTCGTgttaactcttacaacggccacctaggcaacactcgcggtaactcttacaacggccacacaggcaactcTCGCGGAAACTCTAACAACGGCCACACAAGCAACTCTCGTGGAAACTCTtgcaacggccacacaggcaatgCTTGA
- the LOC135367140 gene encoding uncharacterized protein LOC135367140, which yields MSGIRYSIEEKTNMILALGATNMNFDAAAAFYSERFSSENAPSARTIRRVYKTLSESGSFTPPVKRRRPSQHEGTILAAVSQDPHESVRRISNETGVAATTVWRVLNRAKYHPYHLSLHQALHDDDFAKRIEFCNWVLNMQDAQGTFSENVLWTDEAHFSRDAQVNLHNAHYWSTENPHWIRAGKYQVKWSFNVWAGMFNGRMLGPVYYTENLTKQRYVQEILMKTISDFLDELPLNERSRLWFQHDGAPPHSSSKATDFLRSHFGEKWIGRHGPVPWPPRSPDITPLDFFLWGMIKDSVYQCESRSPEELQEKITSFCRCLSRKALQSAAKSVLYRCQLCIGEDGKHFEHLL from the coding sequence ATGTCGGGCATTCGCTACTCCATTGAggagaagacaaacatgatATTGGCACTTGGTGCTACCAACATGAATTTcgacgctgctgctgcatttTACAGCGAACGATTTTCGAGCGAGAATGCGCCAAGCGCTAGAACAATCCGACGGGTCTACAAAACGCTCAGCGAAAGTGGTTCATTCACGCCACCCGTAAAGCGTCGCCGACCTAGCCAGCATGAAGGCACAATCCTTGCAGCTGTTTCGCAAGACCCGCATGAGAGTGTGCGACGTATTTCCAATGAAACTGGTGTGGCTGCAACAACAGTATGGAGAGTACTTAATCGCGCCAAATATCATCCGTACCACCTGAGTTTGCATCAGGCCCTGCACGACGATGATTTTGCGAAGCGCATCGAGTTCTGCAACTGGGTCCTGAATATGCAGGATGCACAGGGCACTTTCTCTGAAAATGTATTATGGACAGATGAAGCGCATTTTTCACGAGACGCGCAGGTAAACCTGCATAATGCCCACTATTGGAGTACCGAAAACCCTCACTGGATACGTGCAGGAAAATACCAAGTGAAGTGGTCCTTCAACGTTTGGGCAGGAATGTTCAATGGCCGCATGCTTGGACCTGTGTACTACACGGAGAACCTGACTAAACAACGATATGTACAGGAGATTCTCATGAAGACAATTTCAGACTTTCTGGATGAGCTGCCTCTGAATGAACGCTCCAGATTGTGGTTTCAGCATGACGGGGCTCCACCGCATTCGTCTTCCAAAGCCACAGACTTCCTGCGCAGTCACTTCGGCGAGAAATGGATCGGTCGCCATGGTCCCGTGCCCTGGCCCCCGCGGTCCCCTGACATCACTCCCCTGGACTTTTTTCTATGGGGCATGATCAAAGACTCAGTGTATCAGTGCGAATCGAGGTCACCAGAAGAACTTCAAGAGAAGATCACCAGCTTCTGTCGATGCCTTTCGCGAAAGGCGCTTCAGAGTGCCGCGAAGAGTGTGCTATACCGCTGTCAGCTCTGCATCGGCGAGGACGGGAAACATTTTGAACATCTGCTCTAA